One segment of Gilliamella sp. ESL0441 DNA contains the following:
- a CDS encoding JAB domain-containing protein has translation MDIKLTKHDKRYIESTDDVYSIMQRVLLRDNQIDQEKEHLWMIGMNQAGYILYIELIALGSYKSVDVEPMNVFRVAVMKNASRVILVHNHPSGTLTPSEADKDITDRLIQVGRILNIGLIDHLIITPKSYISFRSTKLMDELEQSLKYVPTYQVVERIRKEEKLIAKEKLAVEKDKTKTAQQKAKAEKEQKEAALAQAKALANALFNKGVDIETIAKLMEVTPKKVKRILGKPK, from the coding sequence ATGGATATTAAATTAACCAAGCATGACAAACGCTATATTGAAAGCACAGACGATGTCTACAGCATTATGCAACGTGTGTTATTGCGTGATAACCAAATCGACCAAGAAAAAGAACATCTTTGGATGATTGGCATGAATCAAGCTGGTTATATCCTGTATATCGAACTGATTGCGCTTGGCAGTTATAAATCGGTCGATGTTGAACCGATGAATGTATTTCGTGTTGCGGTAATGAAAAACGCCTCACGCGTGATATTAGTTCATAATCACCCGTCAGGAACGCTGACGCCATCCGAAGCAGATAAAGATATCACCGATCGCCTAATTCAAGTTGGCCGTATTCTAAATATCGGCCTAATCGACCACCTAATCATCACCCCAAAATCCTATATCAGCTTCCGAAGTACTAAACTTATGGACGAGTTAGAACAAAGCCTAAAGTATGTCCCTACTTATCAAGTAGTTGAACGCATCCGTAAGGAAGAAAAGTTGATTGCTAAAGAGAAGTTGGCGGTTGAAAAGGATAAGACGAAAACAGCTCAACAAAAAGCAAAAGCGGAAAAGGAACAAAAAGAAGCAGCGCTTGCACAAGCCAAGGCATTAGCAAATGCGTTATTTAATAAAGGTGTTGATATTGAAACTATTGCAAAATTAATGGAAGTTACTCCGAAAAAAGTTAAGAGGATTTTGGGAAAACCAAAATAA
- a CDS encoding PAAR domain-containing protein: MSKRIAVLGDTTTTGGKIISASDQSFCAIEGVACLGDYAYCPKCKSTGKIIEGADNFIVAGKPAAYDGCMIACKCSPVGYNKIIATKSTIFVGVKNPSSHFATMTNTFVKNDLYNNLSNEVEKNSQQDVEAYLFTTRWDNFTQFGTHSALYIHIKGETPLIFDPNGDYMRQYRGQAEAFYDDGDIPFSIEQFIKYHVEDGDYVSQREITLTREQALNIEKRIINGNYATFIGFYCARAVSSVLDEYGLQELYLLPGSLEEAVKEIEDKKGQTSENN; encoded by the coding sequence ATGAGTAAACGGATAGCCGTTCTAGGTGATACTACTACGACTGGTGGCAAAATCATTTCAGCATCGGATCAAAGTTTTTGTGCAATTGAAGGTGTAGCTTGTCTTGGGGATTATGCCTACTGTCCTAAATGTAAAAGTACTGGAAAAATTATAGAGGGTGCTGATAATTTTATCGTAGCGGGTAAACCTGCTGCTTATGATGGTTGTATGATTGCATGTAAATGCTCTCCAGTCGGTTATAATAAGATTATAGCAACAAAAAGTACTATATTTGTTGGTGTAAAAAATCCAAGTAGTCATTTTGCTACAATGACAAATACCTTTGTAAAAAATGACCTATATAATAATTTAAGCAATGAAGTAGAAAAAAATAGTCAGCAAGATGTAGAGGCTTATTTATTTACTACAAGATGGGACAATTTCACACAATTCGGTACACATTCTGCACTTTATATTCATATCAAAGGTGAAACTCCTTTAATTTTTGATCCCAATGGCGATTACATGCGACAATATCGAGGACAAGCAGAAGCTTTTTATGATGATGGAGACATCCCTTTTTCAATAGAACAATTTATCAAATACCATGTGGAAGATGGTGATTATGTTTCTCAACGTGAAATCACTTTAACACGAGAGCAAGCGCTGAATATTGAAAAAAGAATTATTAATGGTAATTATGCGACTTTTATTGGTTTTTATTGTGCGCGTGCCGTTTCATCTGTTTTAGATGAATATGGTCTACAAGAACTTTATTTGTTACCAGGCTCTTTGGAAGAAGCAGTAAAAGAAATTGAAGATAAAAAAGGACAAACTAGTGAAAACAATTAA
- a CDS encoding sce7725 family protein — protein sequence MYFPVMRGKQNELIALKELAPYVYHQNFKPIIEPVRSNLIQLLKTIQDLNKYNIVPLVIINPCMGDFENKDINLINMLVSNSLELDINFIPCVKINSSAENYKNIIDSIDFQKFSEKAVYIYDDIDRDKINLLTQINYVIINRYTPIAIKEQLKNINIVLMDDPFQKRNKNADYGNKSFFSDLHISFKKSHSNVIGFGDYTIVGDNYSKNGGPAYVVTIHLSYIDEEHDSMYVMHFSSEDDKTPTNPGGKFIQALEKVIQLSSSPKNPFIKSKGIQSLKLLYRDRHYPGLGVIKKISMKHHIETICEYLDR from the coding sequence ATGTACTTTCCAGTCATGCGAGGTAAACAAAACGAATTAATTGCACTTAAAGAATTAGCGCCTTATGTTTATCATCAAAATTTTAAACCTATCATAGAACCTGTACGAAGTAATCTTATTCAGCTTTTAAAAACAATTCAAGACCTGAACAAATATAACATCGTCCCACTTGTAATAATTAATCCTTGTATGGGTGATTTTGAGAATAAAGACATAAACCTGATTAATATGTTAGTAAGCAATTCACTAGAATTAGACATAAATTTTATCCCATGTGTTAAAATAAATAGCTCAGCTGAAAATTATAAAAATATAATCGATTCGATTGATTTTCAAAAATTCTCAGAAAAAGCTGTTTATATTTATGATGATATAGATCGAGATAAGATTAATCTTTTAACACAAATTAATTATGTAATTATAAATAGATATACGCCAATCGCGATAAAGGAACAATTAAAAAATATTAATATAGTCCTAATGGACGATCCATTTCAAAAAAGAAATAAGAATGCTGATTATGGTAATAAATCGTTTTTTTCAGATTTACACATTTCATTTAAAAAATCTCATTCAAATGTAATTGGTTTTGGTGATTATACGATTGTTGGCGATAATTATTCAAAAAATGGTGGTCCCGCTTATGTAGTTACAATACACCTTTCCTATATTGATGAAGAGCATGATTCCATGTATGTTATGCATTTTTCTTCTGAAGATGATAAAACACCAACAAATCCAGGAGGAAAATTTATACAAGCTTTAGAAAAAGTTATTCAATTATCAAGTTCGCCTAAAAACCCATTTATTAAATCTAAGGGAATACAGTCATTAAAATTATTATATAGAGATAGACATTATCCTGGATTAGGCGTTATTAAAAAAATTTCAATGAAACATCATATAGAAACGATTTGTGAATATTTGGATAGATAA
- a CDS encoding sce7726 family protein, whose product MLTSRDAMKLFTSQAISLLAKNDYSLLNRTIHEYLISPKFPLKISELFDLTLYQTSKDYKGEYFYKNIIAQKLFLNRHGEKATMLAEFRVGANKADCVILNGVSTCYEIKSEFDTLNRLPEQLSSYTKIFDKVVVISANKHLDKICALLPQNVGLLELTERGRIKEIIKANILSTPIDPKIMLQSLRVQEYKNIVEIFFGFFPKMKNTEIFDYCLDKFYEIPADKLKVLFRETLKKYRANDFNFIKQLPNSLISSAICYNITKNEQNSLLDILNKYVDEEYLCTFQSCEVNKTN is encoded by the coding sequence ATGTTAACAAGTAGAGATGCTATGAAATTGTTTACAAGTCAGGCTATTTCCTTATTGGCTAAGAATGATTATTCTCTTCTTAATAGGACAATTCACGAATATCTTATATCACCAAAGTTTCCACTTAAAATTTCAGAGCTATTTGATTTGACTCTTTATCAAACATCGAAAGATTATAAAGGTGAGTACTTTTATAAAAATATTATAGCTCAAAAATTATTTTTAAATCGTCATGGTGAAAAAGCTACAATGTTAGCTGAATTTAGAGTTGGTGCGAATAAAGCTGATTGTGTCATTTTAAATGGAGTATCAACTTGTTATGAAATAAAAAGCGAATTTGACACTTTAAACAGATTACCTGAACAATTATCTTCTTATACAAAAATTTTTGATAAAGTAGTTGTTATTTCTGCTAATAAACATCTTGATAAAATTTGTGCTTTATTACCTCAAAATGTTGGTCTTTTAGAGTTAACCGAAAGAGGAAGAATTAAAGAAATAATTAAAGCTAACATACTTAGTACGCCCATTGATCCTAAAATAATGTTGCAATCACTTAGAGTTCAAGAATATAAAAATATTGTTGAAATTTTTTTTGGTTTTTTTCCAAAAATGAAAAATACAGAAATATTTGATTATTGTTTAGATAAATTTTATGAAATACCAGCTGATAAATTAAAGGTATTATTCAGAGAAACTTTAAAAAAATACCGAGCAAACGACTTTAATTTTATTAAACAATTACCTAACTCTTTAATTTCATCTGCTATTTGCTATAATATAACAAAAAATGAGCAAAACAGCTTATTAGATATTTTAAATAAATATGTAGATGAGGAATATTTATGTACTTTCCAGTCATGCGAGGTAAACAAAACGAATTAA
- a CDS encoding JAB domain-containing protein: MNYKSVDVEPMNVFRIAVMKNASHVILVHNHPLGSLTSFELYKNITDRLIQVDRILNIDT, encoded by the coding sequence TTGAACTATAAATCGGTCGACGTTGAACCGATGAATGTATTTCGTATTGCAGTAATGAAAAACGCTTCACACGTGATATTAGTTCATAATCATCCGTTAGGATCATTGACATCGTTCGAATTATATAAAAATATTACCGATCGCCTAATTCAAGTCGACCGTATTTTAAATATCGACACCTAA
- the treC gene encoding alpha,alpha-phosphotrehalase: MNTKEIPWWQNGTIYQIYPKSFQASGTGSTGDLLGIISRLDYLKNLGISAIWLTPIYPSPQVDNGYDVSDYYNIDPAYGTMEDFELLVKQAHERDIRIMMDMVFNHTSTEHPWFKSALDKTSPFRSFYIWKDANADGSEPNNWRSKFGGNAWQWHEQSGQYYLHLFAKQQADLNWENPTVRQEIKNVCQFWADKGVDALRLDVINLVSKQQDFPDDIQGDGRKYYTDGPKIHEFLQELSRDVFQPNGLKTVGEMSSTTLENCQKYAALDGKELTMTFNFHHLKIDYPNGEKWTLAKPDLLELKKILGYWQKGMHGKAWNAIFWCNHDQPRIVSRLGNEDQYHNESAKMLAMILYGLQGTPYLYQGEEIGMTNPHFTHISQYKDVESLNIYQEKIAEGMSESDMLAILASKSRDNSRTPMQWDNTANAGFSQGKPWIEVANNYPKINVKSALDDPNSIFYCYQTLIRLRKTYPIFIFGDYKDLTPDVANCWCYVRHWNNQTLLVIANLTENTIKWQLPKALENRHWQRLLANYENQTVLKPEMVLQPYEAMYWLHLNSESVVSGY, from the coding sequence ATGAATACGAAAGAAATCCCTTGGTGGCAAAATGGAACTATTTATCAAATCTATCCCAAAAGTTTTCAAGCCAGTGGTACTGGTTCAACGGGGGATTTATTAGGCATTATCAGCCGATTGGATTATCTTAAAAATCTGGGCATTAGTGCGATTTGGTTAACGCCAATTTATCCCTCTCCGCAAGTTGATAATGGTTATGATGTATCGGATTACTATAATATTGATCCGGCTTATGGCACGATGGAAGACTTTGAATTATTGGTTAAGCAAGCGCATGAACGTGATATTCGTATTATGATGGATATGGTATTTAACCACACGTCAACAGAGCATCCATGGTTTAAATCCGCCTTAGATAAAACCAGTCCTTTTCGATCGTTTTATATTTGGAAAGATGCCAACGCTGACGGATCAGAACCCAACAATTGGCGGTCAAAATTTGGCGGTAACGCTTGGCAGTGGCATGAGCAATCAGGACAATACTATTTACACCTGTTCGCAAAACAGCAAGCTGATCTTAATTGGGAGAATCCAACCGTTCGCCAAGAGATTAAAAACGTCTGTCAATTTTGGGCGGATAAAGGCGTCGATGCATTAAGGCTGGATGTGATTAATTTGGTCTCTAAACAGCAAGATTTTCCAGATGATATCCAAGGGGATGGACGAAAATATTATACAGACGGCCCCAAAATACACGAATTTTTACAAGAGTTAAGCCGAGATGTTTTTCAACCTAATGGTTTAAAAACAGTGGGCGAAATGTCATCAACTACATTAGAAAACTGTCAAAAATATGCCGCATTGGATGGCAAAGAGTTGACCATGACGTTTAATTTTCATCATTTAAAAATTGATTATCCAAATGGGGAAAAATGGACGCTGGCTAAGCCCGATTTACTTGAACTCAAAAAAATACTTGGCTATTGGCAAAAGGGTATGCACGGAAAGGCGTGGAATGCGATTTTCTGGTGTAATCACGATCAACCTCGCATTGTGTCACGTTTAGGTAATGAAGACCAATACCACAACGAATCGGCCAAAATGCTGGCGATGATTCTTTATGGACTACAAGGCACGCCGTATCTTTATCAAGGTGAAGAGATCGGGATGACCAATCCCCATTTTACCCATATTTCGCAATATAAAGATGTGGAAAGTCTTAACATCTATCAAGAAAAAATTGCCGAAGGTATGTCAGAGTCTGACATGTTAGCGATTCTTGCCAGTAAGTCACGCGACAATAGCCGAACGCCAATGCAGTGGGATAACACCGCCAATGCCGGATTTAGCCAAGGTAAACCTTGGATCGAGGTGGCAAACAATTATCCAAAAATCAATGTTAAGTCAGCGCTTGACGATCCCAATTCCATTTTTTATTGCTATCAAACTTTAATTAGATTACGCAAAACCTATCCGATCTTTATTTTCGGAGACTATAAAGATCTAACGCCTGATGTTGCTAATTGCTGGTGCTATGTCAGACATTGGAATAATCAAACGTTACTTGTAATAGCCAATCTGACCGAAAATACGATTAAATGGCAATTACCTAAAGCGTTAGAAAATCGTCATTGGCAAAGATTGCTAGCTAATTATGAAAACCAAACTGTATTAAAGCCAGAAATGGTGTTACAACCTTATGAGGCAATGTATTGGTTGCATCTAAATAGTGAATCGGTTGTATCAGGTTACTAA
- the treB gene encoding PTS trehalose transporter subunit IIBC, whose translation MAKDPNIASESITALIDCVGGKENIASVTHCLTRLRFALSDPKLADIKAIEELPFVKGCFNNAGQFQVIIGTNVDSYYKALTQHLNLDESTKEQTKAAAKQNMSFFERLISNLAEIFVPLLPALIAGGLLLGLRNIIGDMPTINDRPLIATYHWLAPIYNILWLPCEAIFNFLPVAICWSTVKKMGGSPVLGIVLGITLVSPQLMNAYDLGSKIPEVWDFGLFTIQKVGYQAQVIPSIFAGLALGWIETRLRKIIPDYLTLVIVPIVSLLLAVFLAHFLLGPLGRMLGNGIAYGVRYLMTGDYAFIGSAIFGFLYSPLVITGIHHTTLAIDMQMTQNMGGTPIWPIIALSNIAQASAVVGIILVSKKHNEREVSVPAAISAYLGVTEPAMYGINLRYKFPMLCAMIGAAFAGLICGLFGVLSNGIGVGGLPGILSIKPIYWGIYALAMVVAIVVPIVLTSVVYKIKLKKGTLDIR comes from the coding sequence ATGGCTAAAGATCCTAATATCGCCTCAGAATCGATAACTGCATTGATTGATTGTGTGGGTGGAAAAGAAAATATTGCGAGTGTTACCCACTGTTTAACACGATTAAGATTTGCACTGTCTGATCCCAAATTAGCCGATATAAAAGCCATAGAGGAATTACCTTTTGTAAAAGGTTGTTTTAATAATGCTGGGCAATTTCAAGTCATTATTGGTACCAATGTGGATAGTTATTATAAAGCTTTAACTCAGCATTTAAATCTTGATGAATCAACTAAAGAGCAAACTAAAGCTGCTGCGAAACAAAATATGTCTTTTTTTGAAAGACTAATTTCGAACTTAGCAGAAATTTTTGTACCCTTGCTGCCTGCTTTAATTGCAGGCGGTTTGTTATTGGGGTTACGCAACATTATTGGAGATATGCCCACTATTAATGATAGGCCATTAATTGCAACTTATCATTGGCTAGCGCCTATATACAATATACTTTGGCTACCTTGTGAAGCGATTTTCAATTTTCTGCCGGTAGCTATATGTTGGTCTACAGTCAAAAAAATGGGTGGTTCGCCTGTTTTAGGTATCGTATTAGGCATTACTTTAGTTTCACCACAATTGATGAATGCTTACGATCTGGGCAGTAAAATACCTGAAGTGTGGGATTTTGGGTTGTTCACCATCCAAAAAGTAGGGTATCAAGCACAAGTGATTCCATCGATTTTTGCTGGTTTAGCGTTAGGGTGGATCGAAACTCGATTACGTAAAATTATACCTGATTATCTTACGTTGGTGATTGTTCCGATCGTATCGCTACTGCTTGCTGTTTTTCTGGCACATTTTTTATTAGGCCCTTTAGGGCGAATGTTAGGTAATGGTATTGCCTATGGGGTTAGATATTTGATGACTGGAGATTATGCCTTCATTGGTTCGGCTATTTTTGGTTTCTTATATTCACCATTGGTAATTACCGGTATTCACCATACGACATTAGCCATAGATATGCAGATGACCCAAAATATGGGGGGAACACCTATTTGGCCAATTATTGCGTTATCAAACATTGCTCAAGCCTCGGCGGTGGTGGGGATTATTTTAGTCAGTAAAAAACATAACGAACGTGAAGTGTCTGTTCCTGCTGCCATATCAGCTTATCTGGGCGTGACTGAACCGGCGATGTACGGTATCAATTTACGTTATAAATTCCCTATGCTATGTGCCATGATTGGTGCGGCCTTTGCTGGCTTAATTTGTGGTTTGTTTGGGGTATTATCTAATGGTATAGGTGTGGGTGGATTACCTGGCATTTTATCCATAAAACCGATTTATTGGGGAATTTATGCATTAGCCATGGTTGTGGCAATTGTCGTACCTATTGTTTTAACATCAGTTGTTTATAAAATAAAATTGAAAAAAGGTACGTTAGATATTCGCTAA